From Terriglobales bacterium, a single genomic window includes:
- a CDS encoding lysylphosphatidylglycerol synthase transmembrane domain-containing protein — translation MSTKRILTTAVVLAVLGVLIYLQIQHWRAFDWGRFRAESAGIDAAHLALAVTLIYVTYLLRSLRWKVFLKPICNARSRDLIGPTFIGFTGLALLGRPGEFVRPYLIAKKENVSLSSQIGVWTVERIFDIGAFAVLMLIDVFVPTSIQVNPYIGRFQEAAVVLAGIVAAVGAICYLIRTRGPQVAAFLHRRVTPLSSKLAHHLEEKTRAFGVGLDTIRDRYSFMQVAALSLAIWLLIALAYRAVAHSYPSEPGYRQARAAGQRPEPHAVDVETAHLAELPLLAGQALDEFTIAQLREGLEAKGYHIERLDAPHTHGYWLFRGKSRLKRIGDRPHLSDLDLSHVLLLMGFSMVGSVAQLPAVGGGSQLAVISALQVIYGIPPELAVSCGILLWLVTFMAVIPVGLVLAHREHLSLRKISHEAHEEEELEHKAEHQAAGFGLPAPGEPRKL, via the coding sequence ATGAGCACAAAACGAATTCTGACGACCGCCGTGGTCCTGGCTGTGCTGGGAGTGCTCATCTATCTCCAGATACAGCACTGGCGCGCCTTCGATTGGGGACGCTTCCGCGCCGAGTCTGCCGGCATCGACGCCGCTCACCTCGCCTTAGCCGTCACCCTCATTTACGTCACCTACCTGCTGCGCTCGCTCCGCTGGAAAGTGTTTCTCAAGCCCATCTGCAACGCTCGATCCCGCGATCTAATCGGACCCACCTTCATCGGTTTCACCGGGCTGGCGCTGCTCGGGCGCCCCGGCGAGTTCGTCCGTCCCTACCTGATCGCCAAGAAAGAAAACGTTTCCTTGTCTTCGCAGATTGGGGTCTGGACGGTCGAGCGCATCTTCGACATCGGCGCCTTCGCCGTGCTCATGCTCATCGATGTGTTCGTTCCCACCAGCATCCAAGTGAACCCCTACATCGGGAGGTTCCAGGAAGCGGCCGTGGTGCTGGCAGGCATCGTCGCCGCCGTCGGGGCGATCTGTTACCTGATCCGCACCCGCGGCCCGCAGGTCGCCGCCTTCCTGCACCGCCGGGTCACCCCGCTGTCCAGCAAGTTGGCTCACCACCTCGAGGAGAAGACGCGCGCCTTTGGGGTCGGCCTCGATACCATTCGCGACCGCTATTCCTTCATGCAGGTCGCCGCTTTATCGCTGGCCATCTGGCTTCTGATTGCGCTCGCCTATCGCGCGGTGGCGCACTCTTACCCCTCCGAGCCTGGATACCGCCAGGCGCGAGCCGCAGGACAGAGGCCCGAGCCGCATGCGGTCGACGTCGAAACGGCGCACCTTGCTGAGCTCCCGCTGCTGGCCGGGCAAGCACTCGACGAGTTCACTATCGCGCAACTGCGCGAGGGGTTGGAGGCCAAGGGCTATCACATCGAGCGGCTGGATGCCCCCCACACGCACGGCTATTGGCTCTTCCGGGGAAAAAGCCGGCTGAAGCGGATCGGCGACCGGCCTCACCTTTCTGATCTCGACCTCAGCCACGTTCTTCTGCTCATGGGCTTCAGCATGGTGGGCTCGGTCGCGCAGTTGCCCGCGGTCGGCGGCGGCAGCCAGCTCGCAGTCATCAGCGCGCTACAGGTCATCTACGGCATTCCCCCCGAACTTGCCGTGAGCTGCGGCATTCTGCTCTGGCTGGTAACCTTCATGGCCGTCATCCCCGTCGGCCTGGTCCTGGCACACCGCGAACACCTCTCCCTGCGCAAGATCTCGCACGAGGCGCACGAAGAAGAAGAACTGGAGCACAAAGCCGAACACCAGGCTGCAGGCTTCGGACTCCCGGCTCCCGGCGAGCCTCGCAAGCTCTGA